The Balneola vulgaris DSM 17893 DNA window GGTGCGTTAATGGTTTGGATTGTTTCTGGAGATACCGACTCCGAAAAAGTTGTTGGGCTTGTAGACAACACCGAGATCTTAGCTCCAAAACTCATCGAGTTAGATGCGGATAGATACACCGATGTATCACACCTCCCCATAGACAGTGTAAAGAGCATGGTTATGCGTGAAGAAATTGATGCATACCTTGTGTTAGATGAAGTTCACATCGAAACTAACGAAAACGCCGAATTGACTTATGCTGGTAGTGGTGGATTAGCATTCACTAGTAGTGTGAGAGGTGACTTACGCCAAGTGATTCAAGAAGAGCGTTTAGTTCGTGCGAATGTAACTGATGAAATACGAGAGTTATTCGAACGTCGACCAGGCTTAGACTCAAGAAAGCTGGCTGAGGATGGCACAGCTGAAGACGATAAAGCAGGTTTCATGAGTGGAGTTGGGTTCGTACTTGGCTTACTCATCTTTATTGGCCTATTCGGTTATGGAGCCATGCTTATGAGAAGTGTGATTGAAGAAAAAACCAATCGTATTGTGGAAGTCATCACTTCATCTATCAAACCCATGGAATTACTGATCGGTAAAGTGATTGGTGTTTGTTTACTTGGATTCACTCAATTCGCCATTTGGGTAGTGATGTATATCGGTTTGAGTATTGCAGCCGTACCTATTGCGGGTGCTTTAATGCAAGATCAGATTACTGAAATGACTAGCTCTGAAGAAATGACCC harbors:
- a CDS encoding ABC transporter permease; the encoded protein is MDFKKITLVLKREYITRARSKSFILSTILTPLVLIAFGALMVWIVSGDTDSEKVVGLVDNTEILAPKLIELDADRYTDVSHLPIDSVKSMVMREEIDAYLVLDEVHIETNENAELTYAGSGGLAFTSSVRGDLRQVIQEERLVRANVTDEIRELFERRPGLDSRKLAEDGTAEDDKAGFMSGVGFVLGLLIFIGLFGYGAMLMRSVIEEKTNRIVEVITSSIKPMELLIGKVIGVCLLGFTQFAIWVVMYIGLSIAAVPIAGALMQDQITEMTSSEEMTQAAAEAGFDPASLEVLSIDPMIFVYFFLFFIFGFFMYAALFAAVGSAVDSEQDTQQFMPILMVPIMGAYFINTRVMVDPDSTLSVVASIFPLTSPINMITRIAVTDVPFWQIGASLIALIATFFGVMWMSAKIYRVGILMYGKKASWGDLLKWIRQS